A DNA window from Candidatus Woesearchaeota archaeon contains the following coding sequences:
- a CDS encoding 50S ribosomal protein L15e, which produces MGLYQYLREAWKRPKEAIRSQYRERLIAWRREPVTVRITRPTRLDRARSLGYRAKQGIIVVRQRVGRGGRQRPTIRKGRRSAHFGRRKTLQKNYQAIAEERANKKFPNCEVLGSYWVADDGKNYWYEIILVDRSHPVVKKDKQLSGIAQQRGRAFRGLTSAGRKARGLRKKGTGSEKTRKKRRT; this is translated from the coding sequence ATGGGATTGTACCAGTACTTACGAGAAGCATGGAAACGTCCAAAAGAAGCAATCCGTTCACAATACAGAGAACGGCTTATCGCATGGCGGCGAGAGCCAGTCACTGTCCGAATTACCCGGCCAACACGACTTGACCGAGCCAGGTCACTCGGTTACCGAGCAAAACAAGGCATCATTGTCGTCCGACAGCGTGTCGGAAGGGGAGGGAGGCAACGACCAACCATCCGAAAGGGACGACGATCTGCCCATTTTGGCAGGCGAAAAACCCTCCAAAAAAACTACCAAGCTATAGCTGAAGAGCGAGCAAACAAAAAATTTCCCAACTGCGAAGTACTCGGCAGCTACTGGGTTGCAGATGACGGAAAAAACTATTGGTACGAAATAATTCTTGTTGACAGAAGCCACCCTGTTGTGAAAAAAGACAAACAACTCAGCGGCATCGCGCAACAAAGAGGGCGCGCTTTCCGAGGGCTAACGTCTGCAGGAAGAAAAGCAAGAGGGCTTCGCAAAAAAGGAACAGGAAGCGAAAAAACGAGAAAGAAAAGAAGAACGTAA
- a CDS encoding DUF655 domain-containing protein, translating into MPEKKREEVAVILDFLPNGYPFDKRPLHLKNPIAQAIGKERFTLLELVAKKGVFLQPYEEVYIGAEKRDKIRHVNGRLPFGKLTETAKSELPHVVAQIVSEKEQEFVHFLNTAQPLNTRMHIIELLPGIGKKHMWEILEAREEGPFKSFEDIRRRVKLMPDPKVMFSRRITDEIMGKEKRYLFTEP; encoded by the coding sequence ATGCCAGAGAAGAAGCGAGAAGAGGTGGCTGTCATTTTAGACTTCTTGCCAAACGGCTATCCTTTTGATAAGCGTCCGCTTCACTTGAAAAACCCCATCGCACAAGCTATTGGGAAGGAGCGGTTTACCCTTCTTGAACTCGTTGCAAAGAAAGGCGTGTTTCTTCAGCCTTACGAGGAAGTGTACATTGGTGCTGAGAAGCGCGATAAGATTCGTCACGTGAATGGGAGGCTGCCTTTTGGGAAGTTGACTGAGACGGCTAAGTCTGAGTTGCCCCATGTTGTTGCGCAAATTGTAAGCGAGAAAGAGCAGGAATTTGTTCATTTCCTCAATACTGCCCAACCCTTGAATACGAGGATGCACATCATTGAGTTGTTGCCCGGGATTGGTAAGAAGCACATGTGGGAGATTTTGGAAGCAAGGGAAGAGGGGCCTTTTAAAAGTTTTGAAGATATTCGTAGGCGAGTGAAGCTCATGCCCGACCCGAAGGTTATGTTTTCTCGTCGAATTACTGACGAGATTATGGGCAAGGAGAAGCGGTATTTGTTTACTGAGCCTTGA
- a CDS encoding 50S ribosomal protein L21e — MVQRIGGQRRKTRSLLARKIRQKGKLPIRKYLQEFQPGQKVALVLEPSIAEGVFHRRFHGKTGVVLGKCGSCYEVAVMDVSKKKKLIVHPAHMKGVR; from the coding sequence ATGGTGCAACGAATTGGTGGTCAGCGGAGGAAGACTCGATCGCTTCTTGCGAGAAAGATTCGGCAGAAAGGGAAGTTGCCTATTCGGAAGTATTTGCAGGAGTTTCAGCCTGGCCAGAAGGTCGCGCTGGTGCTTGAGCCTTCTATTGCGGAAGGTGTTTTTCATCGAAGATTTCATGGAAAGACAGGTGTCGTGTTAGGAAAGTGCGGGTCGTGTTATGAAGTTGCTGTAATGGATGTTTCAAAGAAGAAGAAACTCATTGTCCATCCTGCACATATGAAGGGTGTACGTTAG
- a CDS encoding 50S ribosomal protein L11: MATESVEVLIEGGKATAAPPLGPALGPLGVNIGQVVAEINKKTESFKGMQVPVKVEVDKDTKSFSIAVGTPPTSQLIKKEAGLSKGSGRPQEEFVADLLIEQVIKIAKMKEDALLGADLKAKVREVLGTCRSMGVKVEKMPAKEALREVNLGKFDKEILSEKTEVSKDELAELEEERKELQEQVQRQHKEWEEKAKAILDELKDPAAAKKKMVEAEIPDEIIRKLLPEEKKEKK, translated from the coding sequence ATGGCAACAGAAAGTGTTGAAGTGCTGATTGAAGGTGGAAAGGCTACTGCTGCACCGCCATTAGGGCCTGCGCTTGGCCCCTTGGGAGTTAATATTGGTCAAGTTGTTGCAGAGATTAATAAGAAGACCGAGTCATTTAAAGGGATGCAGGTTCCTGTCAAAGTTGAAGTTGACAAAGACACGAAGTCGTTCTCCATTGCTGTGGGGACGCCGCCTACCTCACAGTTGATTAAGAAGGAGGCCGGGTTGAGCAAGGGGTCTGGCAGGCCGCAGGAGGAGTTCGTTGCTGACCTTTTAATTGAGCAGGTCATTAAGATTGCGAAGATGAAGGAGGATGCTCTTCTCGGTGCTGACTTGAAAGCTAAAGTTCGGGAAGTGCTGGGAACGTGCCGATCGATGGGTGTTAAGGTTGAGAAGATGCCCGCCAAAGAAGCGCTTCGAGAAGTGAATCTTGGCAAGTTTGATAAGGAGATTCTTAGTGAAAAAACTGAGGTTTCCAAAGACGAGCTTGCTGAGTTGGAGGAGGAGCGAAAAGAGCTTCAAGAGCAAGTTCAGCGTCAGCACAAAGAATGGGAGGAGAAGGCAAAGGCCATTCTTGATGAACTAAAGGATCCTGCTGCTGCGAAGAAGAAGATGGTGGAAGCTGAAATCCCGGATGAGATTATTCGAAAGCTCTTGCCTGAGGAGAAGAAAGAGAAGAAATAA
- a CDS encoding transcription elongation factor Spt5, translating into MSKEEHKNRAPPAPSAESMGGALAEPTVQDEVSTSSVASREEAKERVGEQEAAAKDADIPEEAKIFAVRTTANREDQVVGFIASNAERKKLDVYAVIRPHGMRGYVFVEAASRQDVEQAVFGIPYTKGVLPDLVDYKEIEHMLDQVKKEVNIQKNDIAEIISGPFKREKCKITRVDQAKEEVVVELLEAAVPIPITVKIDAVKVIRRD; encoded by the coding sequence ATGAGTAAGGAAGAGCATAAGAATCGCGCACCACCCGCGCCGTCAGCGGAGAGCATGGGTGGTGCTTTGGCAGAACCAACAGTGCAAGATGAAGTGAGCACGTCTTCTGTTGCTTCACGTGAGGAGGCGAAGGAGCGCGTTGGAGAACAAGAAGCTGCAGCGAAGGACGCTGATATTCCTGAGGAGGCGAAGATTTTTGCTGTTCGGACGACAGCGAACAGGGAGGATCAAGTTGTCGGGTTCATTGCTTCCAATGCTGAGAGGAAAAAACTGGACGTTTACGCGGTTATTCGTCCTCACGGCATGAGGGGGTACGTCTTCGTTGAGGCCGCGTCTCGTCAAGACGTTGAACAGGCGGTTTTTGGAATTCCTTACACGAAGGGCGTTCTTCCGGACTTGGTTGACTACAAGGAAATTGAGCACATGCTTGATCAGGTCAAAAAAGAAGTTAACATTCAAAAAAATGACATCGCCGAGATTATTTCAGGGCCGTTCAAGCGCGAGAAGTGCAAAATTACGAGGGTTGATCAGGCAAAAGAAGAAGTCGTTGTAGAGTTGCTCGAAGCAGCAGTGCCCATTCCGATTACGGTGAAGATTGATGCGGTAAAGGTTATTCGCAGGGATTAA
- a CDS encoding protein translocase SEC61 complex subunit gamma, which translates to MQVKSFITQCIRVLRVTKRPSWFEFQTIVKVAGLGMVVIGLIGFLLHLIRYGIFGSFLG; encoded by the coding sequence ATGCAGGTGAAATCGTTCATTACCCAATGTATTCGTGTGCTTCGAGTGACAAAGCGCCCGTCCTGGTTTGAGTTCCAGACGATTGTGAAAGTAGCGGGTCTTGGGATGGTCGTTATTGGTTTGATCGGTTTTTTGCTTCATCTCATTCGTTACGGAATCTTCGGTTCTTTTTTAGGGTAA
- the ftsZ gene encoding cell division protein FtsZ yields MDSIIQNAKDAEKKRLPQQHQLDDELEELLAKQRATIKVVGAGGAGNNTINRITEIGIVGAETIAINTDAQDLLYTTADKKILIGKDLTKGLGAGSIPKIGEEAARESEHEIKQALQGADMVFVTCGLGGGTGTGSVPVVAEIAKKTGALVVGVVTLPFDMEGNRRHENAVAGLERLERSVDTLIVIPNDKLLELAPDLPLHTAFKVADEILTNAVKGIAELVTKAGLVNLDFADVRAVMGNGGVALIGVGESDTENRASEAVEKAISNPLLDVDISGANGALINVAGGSDMTLEEARQVVEAVSEKLDEEARIIWGAQLSEDLEGLIRVMLIVTGVRSSQIIGGGSEGKDFKKREIEDELGIEFVD; encoded by the coding sequence GTGGACTCAATCATTCAGAACGCGAAAGATGCAGAGAAAAAGCGGTTGCCTCAGCAGCATCAGCTTGACGATGAGCTTGAAGAGTTGCTTGCGAAGCAGAGGGCGACTATCAAGGTTGTTGGAGCAGGGGGTGCTGGGAACAACACCATTAATCGTATTACTGAGATCGGTATTGTTGGGGCAGAGACCATTGCTATTAACACCGACGCTCAAGATCTTCTTTACACCACTGCCGATAAGAAGATTCTTATTGGAAAAGACTTGACAAAAGGGTTGGGAGCAGGCAGCATCCCCAAAATTGGTGAAGAGGCTGCCAGGGAGTCTGAGCACGAGATCAAGCAGGCGCTTCAAGGTGCGGATATGGTTTTCGTAACGTGCGGGCTTGGCGGCGGGACAGGAACCGGCAGTGTTCCCGTTGTTGCAGAGATTGCAAAGAAGACCGGTGCGTTGGTCGTTGGCGTGGTCACCTTGCCGTTTGATATGGAGGGGAACCGCAGGCACGAGAACGCCGTCGCGGGTCTTGAGCGTTTAGAGCGCTCGGTGGATACGCTCATTGTTATACCGAATGATAAACTCTTGGAGCTCGCCCCTGACCTTCCTTTGCACACCGCTTTCAAAGTTGCTGATGAGATTTTGACGAATGCAGTGAAGGGAATTGCTGAGCTTGTCACGAAGGCAGGCTTGGTGAATCTTGACTTTGCCGACGTGCGAGCTGTTATGGGGAATGGCGGCGTCGCGTTAATTGGTGTTGGCGAGTCAGACACGGAAAATCGGGCGAGTGAAGCGGTGGAGAAGGCAATTAGCAATCCTTTGTTGGATGTGGATATTTCAGGAGCTAACGGGGCGTTGATTAATGTTGCTGGCGGGAGCGATATGACGTTGGAAGAGGCTCGTCAAGTAGTAGAGGCCGTTTCGGAGAAGCTTGATGAGGAAGCGCGCATTATCTGGGGCGCTCAGTTGAGTGAAGACCTTGAAGGATTGATTCGGGTCATGCTCATCGTTACCGGTGTTCGTTCCTCCCAGATCATCGGTGGAGGAAGTGAGGGGAAGGATTTCAAAAAGAGAGAGATTGAAGACGAGTTAGGTATTGAGTTCGTCGATTGA
- a CDS encoding peptidylprolyl isomerase, which yields MTSSAKTIARGDFIRVDFTARLVDDGSVVDTTKERVAQEANVSSQGATFGPKVICVGEGQWLSGLDKALVGKAVGSHKIRLSPEEAFGRKSPKLLQLIPKAAFMKQQVTPFPGMEVSIDNQFGVVRSVSGGRVLVDFNHPLAGREIEYELEVHEIVSDAVERAKAVLGWFGLQDAFVGAEGKTVRVLVQEEALKARLERVRPVLEDRLRRFTPFEEVGIAKERVGEKAKSTRKPVKAHEKKS from the coding sequence ATGACATCCTCTGCAAAAACCATTGCGCGTGGCGATTTTATTAGGGTGGACTTTACTGCACGGCTCGTAGATGATGGAAGCGTGGTTGATACAACAAAGGAGCGCGTCGCTCAGGAGGCGAACGTAAGCAGTCAGGGAGCAACGTTTGGGCCGAAGGTCATTTGTGTTGGCGAAGGCCAGTGGCTTTCGGGCTTGGACAAGGCATTGGTTGGAAAAGCAGTTGGTTCGCATAAAATCCGCCTATCTCCCGAAGAAGCGTTTGGGAGAAAGTCTCCGAAGTTGCTTCAGCTTATTCCAAAGGCGGCGTTCATGAAGCAGCAAGTAACGCCCTTTCCGGGGATGGAAGTGAGTATTGATAACCAGTTCGGGGTCGTTCGGAGCGTGAGTGGGGGCAGGGTGTTGGTTGATTTCAACCATCCCCTTGCTGGTCGCGAGATCGAGTACGAGCTTGAAGTTCATGAAATCGTAAGCGATGCTGTTGAGCGGGCAAAGGCCGTTCTTGGCTGGTTTGGTTTGCAGGATGCCTTTGTTGGCGCTGAGGGCAAGACGGTGCGGGTTTTGGTCCAAGAAGAAGCCTTGAAAGCCCGCTTAGAGCGAGTGAGGCCTGTTCTTGAAGACAGGCTGAGGCGCTTTACTCCGTTTGAGGAAGTTGGTATAGCAAAAGAACGTGTTGGCGAAAAGGCCAAGAGCACGCGTAAGCCTGTGAAAGCACATGAGAAAAAGAGTTAA